One genomic region from Terriglobia bacterium encodes:
- a CDS encoding CocE/NonD family hydrolase, producing TWLNHVGDEAFNLAAEPKPRDYARMNFPVLTATGYFDDDQPGALRYYRAYVAHAPAAEMAKQVLVIGPWDHLGTQHPAKEIEGLAIPQAAVLDMNKLQADWYDWALGRGPRPAFLRDWVAYFMLGADEWRYAPTLESASSGQVLDFYLSDPEGTPKDVFHSGFLLSNAPGNEPPATIVSDPHELPELDVAKYAENENLLSQFRAFQKRAITFHSEPFAHDTEVAGQMRLNLVVESDAPDFDLWAQVLMILPDGSSVELGEDIRRARFRNSVFKIELLAPDQVAEIPFEFYWMARRIPAGARLRLTITPLNSPKYQKNYNTGGRIGYEKLEDARIAHIKIFHDAKRNSRLTLPLAAPVAADR from the coding sequence ACGTGGCTCAACCATGTGGGCGACGAGGCTTTCAATCTGGCGGCCGAACCAAAACCGCGGGACTATGCGCGGATGAACTTCCCCGTTCTTACAGCGACGGGCTATTTCGATGATGACCAGCCGGGGGCGCTTCGCTATTACCGTGCCTATGTAGCTCACGCACCGGCTGCGGAGATGGCAAAGCAGGTTCTCGTGATCGGCCCATGGGACCACCTCGGAACCCAACATCCGGCGAAAGAAATCGAAGGTCTTGCGATTCCTCAGGCTGCTGTTTTGGACATGAACAAGTTGCAGGCGGACTGGTATGACTGGGCGCTCGGGCGGGGACCTCGGCCCGCCTTCCTGCGCGACTGGGTTGCCTATTTCATGCTGGGCGCCGATGAATGGCGGTATGCGCCGACCTTGGAATCGGCCTCGTCCGGACAAGTCCTGGATTTTTATTTGTCGGATCCCGAGGGCACTCCAAAGGACGTCTTTCATTCCGGGTTCCTGCTGTCAAACGCACCGGGCAATGAACCGCCTGCCACCATCGTCAGCGATCCGCATGAATTACCGGAACTGGATGTTGCGAAGTATGCCGAGAACGAAAACCTCCTGAGCCAGTTCCGTGCCTTCCAGAAGCGAGCGATCACCTTCCATTCCGAACCTTTCGCTCACGATACCGAGGTTGCAGGACAAATGCGACTGAACTTGGTCGTGGAGTCGGATGCTCCGGACTTCGATCTCTGGGCGCAGGTGTTGATGATTTTGCCGGACGGCTCTTCGGTCGAACTCGGTGAGGATATACGTCGGGCCCGCTTCCGCAATAGCGTCTTCAAGATTGAGCTTCTTGCTCCAGACCAGGTCGCCGAAATTCCATTTGAGTTTTACTGGATGGCGCGAAGAATTCCGGCCGGCGCCAGGTTGCGCCTGACCATCACTCCACTGAATTCTCCAAAGTATCAGAAGAACTACAACACCGGCGGGCGCATCGGGTACGAAAAGCTGGAAGATGCGCGTATTGCTCACATCAAGATCTTTCACGATGCGAAGCGAAACAGTCGTTTGACTCTGCCTCTTGCGGCCCCAGTTGCCGCCGATCGCTGA